One genomic window of Gossypium hirsutum isolate 1008001.06 chromosome D11, Gossypium_hirsutum_v2.1, whole genome shotgun sequence includes the following:
- the LOC107912588 gene encoding F-box/kelch-repeat protein At3g24760 — protein sequence MSDHNPKEPNINSLSLDLTQLIFSSLPLPSLLRASAVCKLWNSLISSPSFTSPCLSYPWFFLFGLHNTSSRNNQSFAFDPLSNAWFLLPRLDDPSSSSAFLGSNGFFFTTTPNFSYTPVLKSAWRFTSPLKFSRLNPLLGVFYDGSSGGLGFKFIVVGGVRFIGGLVDIEDRLAVEIYDPNRDSWELCPALPADFRSGNSSQSLSSALFKGKFYVSGIYSCFVSSFDLRNRVWSEVQTLRPPGVIFSFLIPCNDMLVLAGMCNAPRGPSFNLWKIDETTLEFSEISIMPQSLLHSLVESEEDENFASLKCVGMGNLIYVFNEEYHQKYPSCLCEISAENGKCSWRRVPRLPLPVNKFHKVISFCSTVSLTHSFPQQ from the coding sequence ATGTCAGACCACAACCCTAAAGAACCCAACATCAACTCCCTCAGCCTCGATCTCACCCAACTCATCTTCTCTTCCCTTCCTCTCCCTTCCCTCCTCCGTGCTTCCGCCGTTTGCAAGCTCTGGAATTCTCTTATTTCCTCCCCTTCTTTTACTTCCCCTTGCCTTTCCTACCCTTGGTTCTTCCTCTTCGGTCTCCACAACACTTCTTCTCGGAACAACCAGTCTTTCGCCTTCGACCCTTTGTCCAACGCCTGGTTTCTTCTCCCTCGCCTTGATGACCCCTCTTCCTCCTCTGCTTTCCTCGGCTCCAATGGCTTCTTTTTCACCACCACTCCCAATTTCAGCTACACCCCAGTTCTCAAATCCGCCTGGCGTTTCACCTCGCCCTTGAAGTTCTCCAGGCTTAACCCTCTTTTGGGTGTCTTCTACGATGGTTCCTCCGGTGGGTTGGGCTTCAAATTCATCGTCGTCGGTGGAGTCAGGTTCATTGGTGGCTTGGTTGATATCGAAGACAGGTTGGCTGTTGAAATATATGACCCGAATCGTGATTCTTGGGAGCTTTGCCCCGCTTTGCCGGCTGATTTCAGGTCCGGGAACTCAAGCCAATCTCTTTCATCAGCTTTGTTCAAGGGCAAATTCTACGTCTCTGGGATCTACTCTTGCTTTGTATCTTCTTTTGATTTACGAAACCGCGTTTGGAGTGAGGTTCAAACTCTCAGGCCACCAGGggtcattttttcctttttgattccGTGCAACGACATGCTTGTTTTGGCCGGGATGTGCAACGCGCCACGGGGACCGTCGTTTAATCTCTGGAAAATCGATGAAACTACATTGGAATTCAGCGAGATTTCGATCATGCCGCAGAGCTTGTTACACAGCTTGGTAGAAAGCGAGGAAGATGAAAATTTTGCAAGCTTGAAATGCGTTGGAATGGGGAATCTTATATATGTATTCAATGAAGAGTATCACCAAAAGTACCCATCATGTCTTTGCGAAATCAGTGCTGAAAATGGGAAATGCAGTTGGAGGAGAGTGCCTCGGTTGCCATTACCTGTTAACAAATTCCATAAAGTCATTAGCTTTTGTTCCACCGTTTCTCTAACTCATTCTTTCCCCCAACAATAA
- the LOC107912590 gene encoding uncharacterized protein isoform X2 codes for MQILQWLFKVAHEQGRENTRDQEEKSKDIVFSKHIRSKSKKFNKYFKPIIFPCNRDVARACFYSTIYLSRVRSSSHRGQQQHWAQSMKMKKKQDIATGFGVSPKSDSGTRTGDKVVLPLSEPPAENDQCNTIEKKEKVKGDKTKTMSRMKELLRWAAAKKPEKLGGKFIGRKVLQFRSREAMKGVSGDHDQLSNESPKISFRWDVQSSSTTSSAYSGITVTSSLRNDETCNILSLNSTPMHGLNRCCSRRGNWITTDSEFVVLEL; via the exons ATGCAG ATCCTTCAATGGCTCTTTAAGGTAGCACATGAACAAGGAAGGGAAAATACTAGAG ATCAGGAAGAAAAATCCAAAGACATAGTTTTCTCAAAGCATATAAGATCGAAAAGTAAGAAGTTTAATAAGTACTTTAAGCCAATCATATTTCCATGCAATAGAGATGTTGCAAGGGCCTGCTTCTATAGTACTATCTATTTGAGTAGAGTGAGGAGCTCTTCTCATAGAGGACAACAACAGCATTGGGCTCAATCcatgaagatgaagaagaaacaaGATATCGCTACAGGGTTCGGTGTTAGTCCAAAGTCGGATTCAGGTACTCGTACAGGGGACAAGGTCGTTTTACCGTTAAGTGAACCCCCGGCGGAAAATGACCAATGCAACACcattgaaaagaaagaaaaggttaaaggGGACAAAACCAAAACCATGTCTAGAATGAAGGAGCTGTTGAGATGGGCCGCTGCTAAGAAACCGGAGAAATTAGGCGGGAAGTTCATCGGCAGAAAG GTTTTACAGTTTAGGAGCCGTGAAGCAATGAAAGGAGTGTCGGGTGATCATGATCAATTGAGCAATGAGTCACCTAAGATAAGCTTTAGGTGGGATGTCCAGAGCTCCTCCACTACTTCCTCAGCCTATTCTGGAATCACAGTGACTTCTTCGTTGAGAAATGATGAAACCTGCAATATATTATCATTGAATTCAACTCCTATGCATGGCTTAAACCGTTGTTGTAGCAGGAGAGGGAATTGGATAACTACAGACTCTGAAT TTGTGGTGCTTGAGCTGTGA
- the LOC107912590 gene encoding uncharacterized protein isoform X1, translating to MQQILQWLFKVAHEQGRENTRDQEEKSKDIVFSKHIRSKSKKFNKYFKPIIFPCNRDVARACFYSTIYLSRVRSSSHRGQQQHWAQSMKMKKKQDIATGFGVSPKSDSGTRTGDKVVLPLSEPPAENDQCNTIEKKEKVKGDKTKTMSRMKELLRWAAAKKPEKLGGKFIGRKVLQFRSREAMKGVSGDHDQLSNESPKISFRWDVQSSSTTSSAYSGITVTSSLRNDETCNILSLNSTPMHGLNRCCSRRGNWITTDSEFVVLEL from the exons ATGCAG CAGATCCTTCAATGGCTCTTTAAGGTAGCACATGAACAAGGAAGGGAAAATACTAGAG ATCAGGAAGAAAAATCCAAAGACATAGTTTTCTCAAAGCATATAAGATCGAAAAGTAAGAAGTTTAATAAGTACTTTAAGCCAATCATATTTCCATGCAATAGAGATGTTGCAAGGGCCTGCTTCTATAGTACTATCTATTTGAGTAGAGTGAGGAGCTCTTCTCATAGAGGACAACAACAGCATTGGGCTCAATCcatgaagatgaagaagaaacaaGATATCGCTACAGGGTTCGGTGTTAGTCCAAAGTCGGATTCAGGTACTCGTACAGGGGACAAGGTCGTTTTACCGTTAAGTGAACCCCCGGCGGAAAATGACCAATGCAACACcattgaaaagaaagaaaaggttaaaggGGACAAAACCAAAACCATGTCTAGAATGAAGGAGCTGTTGAGATGGGCCGCTGCTAAGAAACCGGAGAAATTAGGCGGGAAGTTCATCGGCAGAAAG GTTTTACAGTTTAGGAGCCGTGAAGCAATGAAAGGAGTGTCGGGTGATCATGATCAATTGAGCAATGAGTCACCTAAGATAAGCTTTAGGTGGGATGTCCAGAGCTCCTCCACTACTTCCTCAGCCTATTCTGGAATCACAGTGACTTCTTCGTTGAGAAATGATGAAACCTGCAATATATTATCATTGAATTCAACTCCTATGCATGGCTTAAACCGTTGTTGTAGCAGGAGAGGGAATTGGATAACTACAGACTCTGAAT TTGTGGTGCTTGAGCTGTGA
- the LOC107912589 gene encoding ribonuclease P protein subunit p25-like protein, whose product MDRYQKVEKPKPESPINENEIRITSQGAIRNYINYAIALLQDKHVKEIVLKAMGQAISKTVAIAEILKKRIPRLHQDTSISSVSITDVWEPIEEGLVPVEMTRHVSMISITLSTRELNKNSVGYQAPHYAEQPKPQYHYQQQQLPKQGRIPYNAVNEDSYGRGRGRGRGRGRGWSWGRGGYGNYQDNGGYSNWGRGGGRGRGWGYRGAGYERGRGGGGRGFSRGRGRMGGGGRSRGGGY is encoded by the exons ATGGATAGATACCAGAAAGTAGAGAAGCCAAAGCCTGAATCACCCATTAACGAGAATGAGATCCGAATCACTTCCCAAGGTGCTATTCGGAACTACATCAACTATGCTATTGCTCTTCTTCAG GACAAGCATGTGAAGGAAATTGTCTTGAAAGCAATGGGACAGGCAATCAGTAAGACAGTAGCCATTGCCGAGATTTTAAAG AAACGGATTCCTCGCTTGCATCAAGATACTTCCATTAGCTCGGTGAGCATAACTGATGTGTGGGAGCCTATTGAAGAGGGCCTTGTTCC TGTGGAGATGACTCGCCATGTCTCAATGATATCTATTACCTTGTCAACCAGAGAACTAAACAAAAACTCTGTTGG GTATCAAGCTCCACATTATGCTGAACAACCAAAGCCACAATATCATTATCAGCAGCAGCAACTGCCAAAACAAGGTCGCATCCCATATAATGCTGTTAATGAAG ATTCATATGGCCGAGGTAGGGGTCGTGGTAGAGGCAGAGGGAGGGGGTGGAGTTGGGGCAGGGGTGGCTATGGAAATTATCAAG ATAATGGTGGATATTCAAACTGGGGCAGAGGTGGAGGGCGAGGAAGAGGTTGGGGTTATCGTG GTGCTGGTTATGAAAGAGGTAGAGGTGGAGGTGGTAGAGGCTTTAGCCGTGGCCGTGGGAGGATGGGTGGTGGTGGTCGCTCGAGGGGTGGTGGCTACTGA